One Prolixibacteraceae bacterium DNA segment encodes these proteins:
- a CDS encoding MBL fold metallo-hydrolase, which yields MAQITILINNIASEGYCSEHGLSLFIQTEDSEILFDAGSSDQFIQNAQKLDISLDSTIKVLSHGHWDHGNGFHHIQGGIFYAHPRIFTRRYRDRDNSYIGMKVTREELEHHFDLRLSKTPQWIDKKTLFIGEIPRDGEQNTAFHLEDNKPDYIIDDSGLILIEENDVHIITGCNHAGLINIIEYTKTLFPNKHIKSIIGGLHLKEVNDLFKATLSYLKDIPNLTIYPLHCTSEIAMIEMQSNISTNLYKAGDSFVV from the coding sequence ATGGCCCAAATTACCATACTAATTAATAATATCGCATCAGAAGGATATTGCTCCGAACATGGTCTGTCACTATTTATTCAAACAGAAGATTCCGAAATATTATTTGATGCAGGCAGTAGCGACCAATTCATTCAAAATGCCCAGAAACTAGATATATCATTAGACTCTACTATTAAAGTATTAAGTCATGGACACTGGGATCATGGGAATGGTTTTCATCATATCCAAGGAGGGATTTTTTATGCACATCCTAGAATATTTACACGAAGGTATAGAGATAGAGACAACTCCTATATAGGAATGAAAGTAACAAGAGAAGAGCTAGAACATCATTTCGACTTACGACTAAGCAAGACGCCACAGTGGATCGATAAAAAAACACTTTTCATAGGAGAAATCCCAAGAGATGGAGAACAAAATACAGCTTTTCATCTAGAAGATAACAAACCAGATTATATCATCGATGACTCTGGTCTGATATTGATTGAAGAGAATGACGTTCATATTATAACAGGATGCAATCATGCGGGATTAATAAATATAATAGAATATACTAAAACTCTTTTTCCTAATAAACATATCAAATCAATCATTGGGGGGCTACACCTTAAAGAGGTGAACGATTTATTCAAGGCCACTTTATCTTATCTTAAGGACATTCCAAATCTAACGATTTATCCTCTTCACTGTACTTCAGAGATTGCAATGATTGAGATGCAAAGTAATATTAGTACAAATCTTTATAAAGCAGGAGACTCCTTTGTTGTATAA
- a CDS encoding thioredoxin fold domain-containing protein, with translation MSTSIQKLDKDKFIKKVMNYTENMEWNYQGDKPCIIDFYAEWCSPCKAIEPILEELYAAYKKEIYIYKIDTEKEEELAALFGIQSVPSLLFVPLDSKPQMVQGALPQTVLEDYINTILLEQ, from the coding sequence ATGTCAACATCAATACAAAAATTAGACAAAGACAAATTCATTAAGAAGGTAATGAATTACACTGAGAATATGGAGTGGAACTATCAAGGAGATAAACCATGTATTATAGACTTCTATGCAGAATGGTGTAGCCCATGTAAAGCAATAGAACCAATTCTAGAGGAGCTTTATGCGGCATATAAAAAAGAGATATACATCTACAAAATAGACACAGAAAAAGAAGAAGAGCTTGCAGCTCTCTTTGGTATTCAAAGTGTTCCTTCGTTGTTATTTGTACCATTAGATTCTAAACCACAGATGGTTCAAGGAGCACTTCCGCAAACGGTATTAGAGGATTATATCAATACGATACTACTTGAACAGTAA